Proteins co-encoded in one Quercus robur chromosome 8, dhQueRobu3.1, whole genome shotgun sequence genomic window:
- the LOC126695760 gene encoding uncharacterized protein LOC126695760 — protein MERYDPSSSIDELTLDKTTFWAQVHGLPIKFMNVKASDKICEVLRKIILTVNPNEAEGGNFIRVRISMDVNGPLCHGRLVSLGREKQVWISFKYERLPNICYWCGWFDHDDKDCEIWLNSEGSLSQEQRQFGPSLRAAPFSYSRK, from the coding sequence ATGGAAAGGTATGATCCTAGCTCTTCCATTGATGAACTTACACTGGACAAGACTACTTTTTGGGCGCAAGTTCATGGTCTTCCTATTAAGTTCATGAATGTGAAGGCATCAGATAAGATTTGTGAGGTTCTTCGGAAGATTATACTTACTGTCAATCCGAATGAAGCAGAAGGAGGGAATTTTATCCGGGTTCGTATTTCAATGGATGTCAATGGCCCTCTATGCCATGGGCGATTGGTGTCATTAGGGCGAGAGAAACAAGTTTGGATTAGTTTCAAATATGAAAGATTACCGAATATTTGCTATTGGTGTGGTTGGTTTGACCATGATGACAAGGATTGCGAGATTTGGCTAAATAGTGAAGGTTCACTCTCTCAAGAGCAGAGGCAATTCGGTCCAAGTCTCAGGGCAGCCCCCTTCTCATATTCACGTAAATAG
- the LOC126695761 gene encoding uncharacterized protein LOC126695761: protein MVPLPPFPRLAVDSTQTRWHPPPHGMVKINCDGATFRNQKKSGVGVVIQDDNSMVLVSMSKQLPQLYSALEVEAMAASTALSFASRLGFHWAILESDSLTLATTLRNNSTFLSLDGLLMEDIKFHATSFIQLRYSHVKREGNKVAHKLARHALYILDFSVWMEDVPPPLLPIVLEDIARFS from the coding sequence ATGGTACCTCTGCCACCTTTTCCTCGCCTTGCAGTAGATTCCACTCAGACCAGGTGGCATCCTCCACCACATGGAATGGTGAAAATTAACTGCGATGGGGCTACATTCAGAAATCAAAAAAAGTCCGGTGTTGGTGTGGTGATCCAAGACGACAACAGCATGGTTTTGGTGTCAATGTCCAAGCAATTACCACAGCTATACTCGGCTTTGGAGGTGGAGGCAATGGCTGCTTCAACAGCACTGTCGTTTGCATCTCGGCTGGGTTTTCATTGGGCTATCTTGGAGTCTGATTCACTCACATTGGCCACGACACTGAGGAATAACAGCACCTTCCTTTCCCTGGATGGTTTGCTAATGGAGGATATTAAGTTTCATGCTACTTCTTTTATTCAATTACGCTATTCTCATGTAAAAAGAGAGGGTAATAAAGTTGCGCATAAGCTAGCTAGACATGCTCtttatattttagatttttcggtatggatggaggatgttccaccaccCTTACTTCCTATAGTCCTAGAGGACATTGCTAGATTTTCTTAA
- the LOC126694370 gene encoding putative disease resistance protein RGA3, with translation MAAEIFVANIAEKVLKKLESQVSKEACLLWGVESDWKGLKNTLSTVKAVLFDAEKKQGHNEELTVWLGKLKEVFLDAQDVLDEFECEELRSQVVEKQGSIAMKVRHFLSCSNPLLFRINMGHKIKDIRTRLDDIAADKAKFHLSELAENMHVVRGREMTHSFVHPLEVIGREHDKENIVKHLMNVVDGQNVLVIPIVGIGGLGKTVLAKLVFNDARVVEHFELKFWVCVSDDFILKQLLVKILRSIPDENWNDLDEEQLQKHLRNVLDGRKFLLVLDDVWNKDRNKWIELRNLLMGGANGSKILVTTRSPSVASMMGTMPSYNLKGLPHNECMSLFVKWAFEDREERQHANLVEIGDEIVKKCKGVPLAVKSLGSLLYSKLDEKDWKLVKDNEMWKLERKEGDILSALQLSYNLMPPYLKECFAYCSLYPKDHKYLSMELIQLWMAHDLIQKSPIENQELEDIGNQYIEELYSRSFLEDYKDFGSLRVFKIHDLMHDLALSVQSGCLVINSQTKNISKEVRHLSFFDKTWQNENVLKCLQRQKSIRTIYCPIEGFGPFSESFVDTYISRYRYLRVLDLSDSCFEELPKSIGTMKHLRRLNLSRNRSITKLRNSICKLQNLQTLLLDECEKLEELPKNMRYMISLGLLEITTKQKST, from the coding sequence ATGGCTGCAGAGATATTTGTAGCTAACATTGCAGAAAAAGTCCTGAAGAAGCTAGAGTCCCAGGTTTCCAAAGAAGCTTGCCTGCTATGGGGTGTTGAAAGCGATTGGAAAGGACTAAAAAACACTCTATCCACCGTCAAAGCTGTGCTCTTTGATGCAGAAAAGAAGCAGGGTCATAACGAGGAGCTGACTGTCTGGCTTGGGAAGCTTAAAGAGGTCTTTTTAGACGCTCAAGATGTCCTTGATGAATTCGAATGTGAAGAACTGCGGAGCCAAGTTGTGGAAAAACAAGGGAGTATAGCCATGAAGGTACGTCATTTCCTTTCTTGCTCAAATCCACTGCTATTCCGAATCAATATGGGTCATAAAATCAAAGACATTAGAACACGGTTAGATGACATTGCAGCCGATAAGGCTAAGTTTCATCTAAGCGAACTAGCAGAAAATATGCATGTGGTGCGTGGGAGGGAGATGACCCACTCCTTTGTCCATCCTTTAGAAGTTATAGGAAGAGAACATGACAAGGAAAACATTGTTAAACATCTAATGAATGTTGTTGATGGTCAAAATGTCCTTGTTATTCCTATAGTTGGCATTGGAGGTCTTGGCAAGACTGTGCTAGCAAAACTAGTATTCAATGATGCAAGAGTGGTGGAACATTTTGagttaaaattttgggtttgtgtcTCAGATGATTTCATTTTAAAACAACTACTGGTAAAAATATTAAGATCAATACCTGATGAAAATTGGAATGATTTGGACGAAGAGCAACTGCAAAAGCATCTTCGAAATGTTTTGGATGGCAGAAAATTCTTGCTTGTCTTGGATGACGTATGGAACAAGGATAGAAATAAATGGATTGAGTTGAGGAATTTGTTGATGGGGGGTGCCAATGGAAGCAAGATCCTTGTGACTACACGCAGCCCAAGTGTTGCTTCTATGATGGGCACCATGCCCTCGTACAACTTGAAAGGTCTTCCACATAATGAGTGTATGTCTTTATTTGTAAAATGGGCATTTGAAGACAGAGAAGAGAGGCAAcacgcaaacttagtggaaattggGGATGAGATTGTGAAGAAATGTAAAGGAGTTCCGCTGGCAGTGAAATCATTAGGAAGCCTACTATATTCAAAGCTTGATGAAAAGGATTGGAAATTGGTAAAGGATAATGAAATGTGGAAATTGGAAAGAAAGGAAGGTGATATTTTGTCGGCCTTGCAATTGAGTTACAATCTAATGCCACCTTACTTGAAAGAATGTTTTGCCTATTGTTCACTTTATCCAAAAGATCATAAATACCTTAGTATGGAATTGATTCAGCTTTGGATGGCACATGATTTGATTCAAAAATCACCAATTGAAAATCAAGAGCTAGAAGATATTGGCAATCAATACATAGAAGAGCTCTACTCAAGATCTTTCCTTGAAGATTATAAAGATTTTGGCTCCTTACGAGTATTCAAAATACATGATCTCATGCATGATCTAGCACTATCGGTACAAAGTGGGTGCTTAGTAATAAATTCTCAGACCAAAAATATCTCTAAAGAGGTTAGGCATTTgtctttttttgacaaaacttggcaaaatgaaaatgttttaaaatgtttacaAAGACAAAAGAGTATACGGACCATTTATTGTCCAATTGAAGGATTTGGACCCTTTTCTGAATCCTTTGTTGATACATACATCTCAAGATATAGATACTTGCGAGTCCTAGATTTAAGTGACTCATGTTTTGAGGAGTTACCAAAATCCATTGGTACTATGAAGCATTTAAGGAGGCTGAATTTAAGCAGAAATCGTAGCATTACAAAACTCCGAAATTCGATTTGCAAGCTTCAAAATTTGCAGACTTTACTCCTTGACGAATGTGAAAAACTAGAAGAATTGCCAAAAAACATGAGATATATGATCAGTCTCGGGTTGTTGGAAATAACAACTAAACAAAAGTCTACCTGA
- the LOC126695762 gene encoding uncharacterized protein LOC126695762: MSLLVWNCRGLRNLVTEKELGEISQAKDPSVMFIAETWADEVRLKSIKQRLHFDHMFMVPRIHRGRGLVLYWKESIKLNVETSSKNHIDCIIGKGSEDAWRFTGFYGEPITHRRFESWELLRHLNRQFGLPWLCSGDFNEILRGSEKMGGSTSSHTQMQLFRDTIDECGFLDMGYKGHLFTWKKFFSDGRTIVERLDRCLANNEWLVRFGGSMVHHLTCSTSDHSPLWILPENLVVTNSEKPFRFEEMWLAEKGCTETVKAEWGKCRNNTNNPSGIVGKIENCGKALTKWSRNCFGSVRKELKHKQKLLAQAELEALTTGVNFRARMLKTEVNDLLDKETRMWFQRSRSLWAVHGEKIRNTFTGGHPKG; encoded by the coding sequence ATGAGTCTACTAGTGTGGAACTGTCGCGGGCTTAGGAACCTAGTGACAGAGAAAGAGCTTGGTGAGATTTCCCaggcaaaagatccctctgtcATGTTCATTGCCGAAACATGGGCAGATGAAGTAAGGCTAAAATCTATAAAACAAAGGTTACATTTCGATCACATGTTTATGGTCCCTCGGATTCATAGAGGTAGGGGACTCGTGCTATATTGGAAGGAGTCTATCAAGCTGAATgtggaaacttcatcaaaaAACCATATTGATTGTATCATAGGGAAGGGAAGTGAAGATGCGTGGCGGTTTACAGGATTTTATGGCGAGCCTATTACCCATAGAAGATTTGAGTCTTGGGAGTTACTGAGACATTTGAATAGGCAATTTGGCTTACCTTGGCTGTGTAGTGGGGACTTTAATGAGATTTTGAGAGGATCGGAGAAGATGGGAGGGAGTACTAGTAGCCACACACAAATGCAACTTTTTAGAGACACAATTGATGAATGTGGTTTTTTGGACATGGGTTACAAGGGTCATCTGTTCACATGGAAGAAGTTTTTTAGTGATGGGAGAACAATTGTAGAGAGATTGGATAGGTGTTTGGCCAATAACGAGTGGTTGGTTCGATTTGGGGGTTCTATGGTGCACCATTTGACTTGTAGCACCTCGGATCATTCACCCTTGTGGATCTTACCCGAAAATCTGGTGGTGACTAATTCAGAGAAGCCATTCCGGTTTGAAGAGATGTGGCTGGCGGAGAAAGGGTGTACAGAGACTGTTAAGGCTGAATGGGGGAAGTGCAGAAACAACACCAATAATCCATCGGGCATTGTCGGAAAAATTGAGAATTGTGGTAAAGCTTTAACAAAGTGGAGCCGCAATTGCTTTGGTAGTGTCCGAAAAGAATTGAAGCATAAACAAAAACTATTGGCTCAAGCAGAACTGGAAGCTCTTACTACGGGAGTGAATTTTAGAGCAAGAATGCTCAAAACCGAGGTTAATGATCTTCTTGACAAGGAAACAAGGATGTGGTTCCAGCGGTCCAGATCTCTTTGGGCTGTACATGGAGAAAAAATTCGAAATACTTTCACCGGAGGGCATCCCAAAGGTTGA
- the LOC126695763 gene encoding uncharacterized protein LOC126695763: MEQLTRSWEDMSLSNKERQDFTLPEDHRKGEFVIAAKFLTSHFLQMEAVARTFKQIWRFNNGFRIRNQGNNTVLFVFDNLADVDKILNSQPWSFDKHLIIMQRYTNDIPVNELAFNKVPFWVQVHDIPKVLKPGPFIEL, encoded by the coding sequence ATGGAGCAACTGACTAGGAGCTGGGAAGACATGTCACTGTCAAACAAGGAGAGACAGGATTTCACACTACCTGAGGATCATCGAAAGGGAGAATTTGTGATTGCGGCTAAATTCTTAACGTCGCATTTTCTTCAGATGGAAGCGGTAGCAAGAACTTTCAAGCAGATATGGCGTTTCAACAATGGATTTAGAATTCGCAATCAAGGAAACAACACTGTCTTGTTTGTCTTTGATAACCTTGCAGATGTTGATAAGATCCTGAACAGCCAACCTTGGAGTTTTGACAAGCACTTGATTATAATGCAAAGGTACACGAATGATATTCCAGTCAATGAGTTAGCTTTTAACAAAGTCCCTTTTTGGGTACAAGTCCATGATATCcccaaggttttgaaacccggaccgTTTATTGAActgtaa